The window tttcttaacaaaaaaaaacatttgagtGCAAAAGTTATGGCAGCTTCGCTACAAGACTGAAAGCCAAAACTTGATGTAACCAGAACAATTGAGATGGCCATCCCAGTATCTCCATCAGGAAAACGTTCTACAGAGAATTGTCATTTCATAGGTACAGAGTTATAGGCTGCATGATCTTTCTGCTGACGCTGGCAACTCCAGGCATGGAACTAACCACTAGGATTTTTTCATATGACCTTTCTTATTTCCTACAGTTGTATCTCTGCAAAATCACTCAGCCTAGGAATCAACAGCAGAAGGTTTTagaacggggcggggggggaaggttaCCTTTATTGGTTTTCACGACTGGCTTTTCCTTTGGTGGgataaaagctttatttctttcttcttgtcttctCTTAACTGCATCTGCTTGCTTTGCCTAGAGTTACCAACAAAAAGGTCAAGTATCAGTATAGCAGGgcaaaagggacaaaaaaaatataattccaAGTCAGTAgtcaaatgttttttaaatgaacagtgGGTTAGAACAACTTTACCTTTATCTCTTCCACTTGCTTTCgtttcttctgtctttctttcaagaAGTATTCACCACTTGCCAATTCTTTATCAATCTGCAAAAGACAAGTACCGAGAAATTTTAGATAACTATGCATTATAAGCCAGACGTATAGTATCAGGACGTCAGAACTTGACAGAAAAGGCCTTCCAACCTCTTGTTAACAAGAACACGATTTCAAGTCATGCTATATTCCTGCAAAAGTTTCAGCTTACCTGGCTTTCTGGCTGTGGAGGTGGGAACGGCGTGTACTCCttcttagtatttttcttctttggctCCTTGCGTTTTTTCAAGTTCTTCCGCTTGAACTTAGGCAAAAATCTTTCCCAACTTTGTGACCTCAGTTCAGGATCTTTTGATAATTCTCTTTTGATCATCAAAGTCTTCAGTAGTTTTAGAATGTCACaaagaagttattaaaaaaaaatattgcagtagtagccaaaacctCCAAACTACAAGTTTTACTAGACTTTCTTACAGTGAATATGCTACATCTGAACCTTCCATCTCCCACTTCAGTAAGAGTAGAGGGGTTTAATTACTAACTGCAGAACCAGAAAGATAGGTATGTATCCAAATGGGGACAGAAAGCACTGGAGAAGGTACCTCAGTTTAAATGTGCAAGTATCAAACAAACAATCAGATGGAGGAAAGATTAGAAACACTTTTCCTTTGATGTTTTCTCAGATAATTTTAATGGTATAATGGCACTGTGTCCGGGTGAAATGGAGGATATTGAAGACAAGggcttttttaaagaagcacactacagaaattctgaaaaatagaTTACCACACAGAAACATGTAAATTATTAACATACAACTCTGTAAGAAGAAATAGTACTTTCTCGTAAATACAGATGCACAGTGGACCACACTAACCTTAATGTTGTATATGGGATGTATATTCTTCATTGTGTCCAGAACAACTTTTCTAACCtgtatttaatgaagaaaaaaaaaaagaacagaaaaatcagcaagTATTTAATATTCTAATCAATTAAAATACTAGGTATACTACCatgcttcctctccctcctgcccctaAAAGTAGGTTGATTTAAATAGTTAACGCATTCGGCTAACTAGAAGGCACAGCACTTCAGAAATATCAAAAGCACTGTCATGTTTCTAATAGACTCCAGCACGCCCCACAAACATTACTTTCATCTTACTATGGATTTTGTGGTGTCATGAGAAACTCTTGCTTTTGACAAGCATTCTTCTCCTATGTAGTTACTAAAAACATCAGATGTTCCTTAATGTTAGATATCATTAACTCTGTACTATTTTCACTCTTATACCTCTTATTTGAAACTACAAAAACTCTTGCAAAAAAGAGAGTAtttcacaaatacttttttatttccaagacAGAAAGATCTCAGAGTCTAAACAACATTCAATGTTAGTATCTTATCTGCTATGGACATTCATGTGAATGTAGCTTACTAACACATAGCTGAAAAGTCAGTGAGATACTCCTGAGGTTGCCAGATTTTGCCTCTTGTCTGCCCTCAAGCTTGGCAGAGAAGTATGCTACACAAACTGCTCATCTGCTTTCCCTTACCTCTTTGAGGCCACTAAAGGGTCCAAGAGCTGAAACAGTGTTGCCTTGCACCATAATGTAACAGTTCGTTAACAGTTCCAGGGCCTAcaccaaaaaaggaaattaagtgtAAACTGAGGGCCTGGCACAAAATTGTGTGTAAGAATTTTCTGGTTACTGCACCTATTGGAAATACCTTCAGAGTAGATCCTTTTGGCCCAAGAAGTCGTCctcttctttttataaaagTGTCTCTCTTCCTCACCAGAGACCCTATTTTAATGATGTCACATGCAACGTCATCCTGAAGGATACGAACTGCCTAAAGAGACATAAAGCAGGAAATATCATCTGAATGCAAATGTATTATTCAGAAGTCAAGAGCATACTGCAGTTTATTCTTCCCACTTCAGTTTCAGATACATTtactttaaatacatattttattttacttgacTCACTTGAAAATCccacattttgaaaacatactATTTTATAAGTATTTTGATAGAATTATATACAAACTTCCAGGATTTAATACAAACCTGTTCAAATGGAACACTTCTTGCCAGAAGTTTTATTAAATCTCTAGCCCTGATGATTGCATAGGGATCAAAAGTCTTCTTAGTGGTAGTGACAGTCATGCTTCCTTCAATCAGATCCAGCGTTGCATTCACATACTGcaatatttgaaaagaaagcgTGAATCAATCTCTAAATAAGAACCTCAGAATTCATCTTTGGCAGTAAGAAGTTAACTAACAGAATGCTATGTACTGAATGCATTTTCCAAAATTCCTAAAGTGACTTTCAGCTTAAAGAAATTCACAGACACGCACAAAAAAGACTGAACATAGTTGTCACAAGGTCCAAAACGCCACCTCCATCATCTCCTTGAATTCAGGCGCAACACAGTCATCAGCATCTGGATGATGAGATGCTTACTGCTGCAAAGAGCTTTGTTGACAACATCTGTAAAGAACTGCAAGTCTGGCTACACAGACTTTCACTGATTTTGATGCCAATAAAAAAAATGGTGCTACCAATTCTAAACGCAAGCACAGtagaaacacacacaaatacagtATCAGAAAAGCAACTCACACAATTTTTATAAGCTTAAGTAACACTTGTATCTCCCAAAAGATAAATCATAGTATCACAATCAGTAAGTATGCATACATGTTCACTCAAGGCTTTCTGGACGAGTGGCCAGCACTCTTTCAAGTATGCTTCTCTATACTTTGGGAATAACGttgcaaaactgctttcttCCAGCAGCCCTTTGGGATTATCTTCTCTTGTAAAGGCTGGCTCTTTCCATCCATCTGGCACAGTGAGAAGTTCAGATTCATCAACTGTTacaggtataaaaaaaaaaagttgttttgttcCTCCGCTGTCATCAGTGACtattccttctcctccccatttaACTACAAAAGACACAGTAAGTGAAAGCAGGGACACAAAGTTCTGTTTAATACTTTGTTGAATGCGTTTTGTATCTCTTCTGACCTTAAAGAAGTTACTGCTTTAagctat of the Grus americana isolate bGruAme1 chromosome 1, bGruAme1.mat, whole genome shotgun sequence genome contains:
- the KRR1 gene encoding KRR1 small subunit processome component homolog, with protein sequence MADSAEAAEAKQKEKQKNKTKKKAATVDESELLTVPDGWKEPAFTREDNPKGLLEESSFATLFPKYREAYLKECWPLVQKALSEHYVNATLDLIEGSMTVTTTKKTFDPYAIIRARDLIKLLARSVPFEQAVRILQDDVACDIIKIGSLVRKRDTFIKRRGRLLGPKGSTLKALELLTNCYIMVQGNTVSALGPFSGLKEVRKVVLDTMKNIHPIYNIKTLMIKRELSKDPELRSQSWERFLPKFKRKNLKKRKEPKKKNTKKEYTPFPPPQPESQIDKELASGEYFLKERQKKRKQVEEIKAKQADAVKRRQEERNKAFIPPKEKPVVKTNKASTEKKIDIEAIKEKVKNAKKKKLGALPVEEVKLKMAADEKKKKKKK